The following proteins are encoded in a genomic region of uncultured Vibrio sp.:
- a CDS encoding circularly permuted type 2 ATP-grasp protein, translating into MSKLTDGYDSGEYFDELIDNAGNYRDSSCRLLSYIDGLPPEELDKRKLAAEATIQEMGISFTVYTEEGNIDRAWPFDIIPRTIDAKDWEAAEKGLKQRLTALNRFIDDLYHGQNCIKDGIIPAHIIKESKNFRPECVGVSPPFGVWAHICGTDLVRADDGQFYVLEDNLRVPSGVSYMLENRAVTKRVLPELFENDNIRKVDSYPSQLLDTLKALSPRDIARPEIVVLTPGIYNSAYFEHAFLAQQMGTELVEGGDLYVDKDDCVYMKTIYGPERVDVIYRRIDDMFLDPEVFSPDSMLGVPGLMRAWKQGNVALANAPGAGVADDKVVYAYVPQLIRYYLDEEPILPNVETFLCEDKDDREYVLNNLDKLVVKPANESGGYGMLVGPHSSKKEQDVFADLIKNNPRNYIAQPTLKLSTAPTLIEKAKLEPRHLDLRPFILQSNKTYVTAGGLTRVAMKKGSLVVNSSQGGGSKDTWIVKTQGDK; encoded by the coding sequence ATGAGTAAATTAACCGATGGATACGACAGTGGAGAGTACTTCGATGAACTGATCGACAACGCAGGCAACTACAGAGATTCTTCATGCCGACTGCTGAGCTATATCGATGGCTTACCTCCTGAAGAGCTTGATAAACGTAAGCTTGCAGCGGAAGCGACCATTCAGGAAATGGGTATCAGCTTTACTGTTTATACCGAAGAAGGCAACATAGACCGTGCGTGGCCGTTCGATATTATTCCCAGAACAATCGATGCAAAAGACTGGGAAGCTGCAGAAAAAGGACTAAAGCAGCGCCTTACCGCTCTAAACCGTTTTATCGACGATCTTTACCACGGCCAAAACTGTATTAAAGACGGCATTATTCCCGCGCATATTATTAAAGAATCAAAAAATTTTCGCCCTGAGTGCGTCGGTGTGTCGCCCCCTTTTGGTGTGTGGGCGCATATATGTGGCACCGATTTGGTGCGTGCTGACGACGGACAGTTTTATGTCCTAGAGGATAACCTCCGTGTTCCATCCGGCGTTTCTTATATGCTGGAAAACCGAGCCGTTACGAAAAGGGTGTTACCGGAGCTGTTCGAAAATGACAATATCAGAAAGGTCGACTCCTATCCGTCTCAGCTACTCGATACGTTAAAGGCGCTTTCTCCAAGAGATATTGCGCGACCAGAAATCGTCGTTTTAACTCCAGGTATCTACAATTCTGCCTATTTTGAGCATGCTTTCCTTGCCCAGCAGATGGGGACGGAGTTAGTCGAAGGTGGAGACCTATATGTCGACAAAGATGACTGCGTTTACATGAAAACCATCTACGGACCTGAAAGAGTGGATGTGATCTACCGCCGCATCGACGATATGTTTCTCGACCCTGAGGTATTCTCTCCGGATTCCATGCTTGGTGTTCCCGGACTCATGCGCGCATGGAAACAAGGTAACGTTGCACTCGCCAATGCCCCAGGCGCTGGTGTAGCAGATGATAAAGTGGTTTATGCCTATGTACCTCAGTTGATCCGGTACTATCTGGATGAAGAACCTATCCTGCCTAATGTAGAAACCTTTCTGTGTGAAGATAAAGACGACCGCGAATACGTACTGAACAACCTGGATAAACTGGTGGTCAAACCGGCCAATGAGTCCGGCGGCTATGGCATGTTAGTTGGTCCTCACTCCAGTAAAAAAGAGCAGGACGTTTTCGCCGATCTTATTAAGAATAATCCTCGCAACTATATCGCTCAGCCGACACTTAAGCTATCCACAGCACCGACACTGATAGAAAAAGCAAAACTGGAGCCGAGACACTTAGATCTGCGCCCGTTTATCTTACAGAGCAATAAAACTTATGTGACCGCTGGTGGCCTTACCCGGGTCGCAATGAAAAAAGGCTCTCTGGTGGTGAACTCCTCTCAGGGTGGCGGTAGTAAAGATACCTGGATCGTAAAAACACAAGGAGATAAGTGA
- a CDS encoding transglutaminase family protein → MTIRVAIQHKTSYKFDRDVKVSPHLLRLRPAPHSRTHIHGYSLKVEPEDHFVNWQQDPFGNYQARLVFPEKTRELKFEVEVIADMTVINPFDFFIEEYAENYPFKYDALLQEELAPYLSVAESSKELDQWLADVDHSKKRIVDFLVELNSKLAGQIEYGIRMEPGVQTCQETLTLKKGSCRDTSWLLVQILRSLGLAARFASGYLVQLTSDIKSLDGPSGPEEDFTDLHAWCEVYLPGAGWVGLDPTSGLFAGEGHIPLACTADPISAAPITGATDKCECEFEYSNTVIRIHEDPRVTKPYTDDEWENIKALGCAVDKQLDEMDVRLTMGGEPTFVSIDDMDSAQWNTKALGADKLKLAKDLLIRLKDKFNTHALLHYGQGKWYPGEELPRWALGCFWRTDGQALWHDSSLLARVDKDYQHTIEDAERFGQLLCERLGIHNQYLQPAYEDSLYYLWLERSLPESANPKKAKLSDDLERRRLAKLLGRGLESISGYVLPVSFDGQSWQSSLWPMRSDVITLIPGDSPMGYRLPLDSLPQISEEEIPPERDPFEARESLPVYSLTENVAQRQQSQQPPLKDKESSKKTVDVIRTSICVEPRDGRLHLFLPPVSHLEHYVELIYHIEATASALSIPVVIEGYEPPKDHRLQKFLITPDPGVIEVNIHPSRNWQELVENTEILYEQAHLCRLGTEKFMLDGRHTGTGGGNHITLGGPTPADSPLLRKPDLLRSLVNYWQHHPGLSYLFSGMFIGPTSQAPRPDEGRDEALYEMEIAFQNFPDGLVDQPWLADRLMRNLLVDVTGNTHRSEFCIDKLYAAGTSSGRQGLLEFRGFEMPPHARMALVQTLLLRCLVARFWQDPYHKPLVRWGTTLHDKFMMPYHVWQDIKEVVDDLQRHGFPFKLEWLAPFEEFRFPHYGRQQIDDVEIELRWAIEPWHVLGEEITQTGTSRFVDSSVERLQVRLTGMTESRYVLTCNGRRVPLKPTGRQGEYVAAVRYRAWAPPSALHPTLGIDSPLVFDLIDTWNGVSVGGCTYHVSHPGGRSYETLPVNGNEAEARRVNRFWDHGFTQGPLNPPPEFNALRSFYENKTPPRPMAPPKEEICHEYPNTLDLRKQNRRIG, encoded by the coding sequence ATGACCATACGTGTAGCTATCCAGCACAAAACCTCGTATAAATTCGACCGCGACGTCAAGGTATCACCTCACCTTTTAAGGTTGAGACCTGCCCCTCACTCACGTACTCATATTCATGGTTATTCGCTCAAGGTTGAGCCGGAAGATCACTTTGTTAACTGGCAGCAAGACCCCTTTGGCAACTATCAGGCTAGATTGGTATTCCCAGAGAAGACGCGCGAGCTGAAGTTTGAGGTGGAAGTCATCGCCGATATGACGGTTATCAATCCGTTCGACTTCTTTATCGAGGAATACGCAGAGAATTATCCGTTTAAATACGACGCTCTGTTACAAGAGGAGTTGGCACCTTACCTATCGGTGGCTGAATCGAGTAAAGAGCTCGATCAGTGGCTGGCGGATGTCGACCACAGCAAAAAACGCATAGTCGATTTTCTGGTGGAGCTAAACAGCAAGTTGGCTGGACAGATTGAATACGGCATTCGTATGGAACCGGGCGTACAAACCTGTCAGGAAACGCTAACCCTGAAAAAAGGCTCCTGCCGTGATACCTCTTGGTTGCTGGTTCAGATCCTTCGTAGCCTTGGACTGGCAGCGCGCTTTGCGTCCGGTTACCTGGTTCAGTTGACTTCGGACATTAAATCTTTGGACGGCCCTTCAGGCCCAGAAGAAGACTTTACCGACCTGCATGCCTGGTGCGAAGTTTATCTGCCCGGTGCTGGCTGGGTAGGCCTGGATCCGACCAGTGGCCTGTTCGCCGGAGAAGGACATATTCCGCTAGCCTGTACCGCAGACCCTATCTCAGCAGCCCCAATTACTGGTGCGACCGACAAGTGCGAATGTGAATTTGAATACAGCAATACCGTGATCCGAATCCATGAAGACCCGCGCGTGACCAAACCTTACACGGATGACGAGTGGGAAAACATAAAAGCGCTCGGTTGCGCGGTAGACAAACAGCTGGATGAGATGGATGTACGCCTAACCATGGGTGGTGAGCCAACGTTTGTTTCTATTGATGATATGGACTCAGCTCAATGGAATACCAAAGCCCTGGGGGCAGATAAACTAAAATTAGCAAAAGATCTGCTTATCCGCCTGAAGGATAAATTCAACACCCACGCACTACTTCACTATGGTCAAGGTAAGTGGTATCCGGGCGAAGAGTTACCTCGTTGGGCACTTGGTTGCTTCTGGCGTACCGATGGACAAGCTCTGTGGCACGATTCATCGTTACTTGCACGGGTAGACAAAGACTACCAGCATACTATTGAGGATGCCGAGCGTTTCGGGCAGTTGCTTTGTGAACGGTTGGGCATCCATAACCAATATTTGCAACCGGCCTATGAAGACTCGCTTTACTATCTTTGGCTAGAACGTTCCTTGCCAGAGTCGGCGAATCCGAAAAAAGCCAAACTAAGTGATGATTTGGAAAGACGTCGTCTGGCAAAGCTACTAGGACGAGGCTTAGAAAGCATCAGTGGCTATGTACTTCCGGTTTCCTTTGACGGGCAAAGCTGGCAGAGCTCTCTGTGGCCAATGCGAAGTGATGTGATTACATTGATTCCCGGGGACAGCCCGATGGGATACAGGCTTCCGCTCGATTCTCTCCCACAGATCAGTGAAGAGGAGATTCCGCCCGAGCGCGATCCGTTTGAAGCCAGAGAGTCACTGCCAGTCTATTCGTTAACGGAGAATGTCGCGCAACGCCAGCAATCTCAACAACCTCCTCTCAAAGACAAGGAAAGTAGCAAAAAGACGGTTGACGTCATCCGTACTTCAATTTGTGTCGAACCGAGAGACGGCCGATTGCATCTGTTTTTGCCGCCGGTGTCGCATCTGGAACACTATGTCGAACTTATCTATCACATAGAAGCAACAGCCAGCGCCCTCTCAATTCCGGTGGTTATTGAAGGTTACGAGCCACCGAAAGACCATCGTTTGCAGAAATTCCTTATCACACCCGATCCGGGCGTGATAGAGGTGAATATCCATCCTTCGAGAAACTGGCAAGAGTTAGTTGAGAACACTGAGATTCTCTATGAACAGGCTCACCTTTGCCGTTTGGGTACAGAGAAGTTTATGCTGGATGGCCGCCATACCGGTACTGGTGGCGGAAACCACATTACACTTGGTGGTCCAACACCAGCGGACAGCCCTTTACTGAGAAAACCGGATTTATTGCGTAGCCTGGTCAACTACTGGCAACACCACCCGGGGCTTTCTTACCTCTTTTCTGGCATGTTTATTGGTCCAACTAGTCAGGCTCCTCGTCCAGACGAAGGTAGAGATGAAGCCTTATACGAAATGGAAATCGCGTTCCAAAACTTCCCTGATGGCTTAGTGGATCAACCGTGGCTAGCAGACAGGCTAATGAGAAACCTACTGGTAGACGTGACCGGTAACACGCATCGCTCCGAGTTCTGTATCGATAAACTTTATGCCGCAGGTACGAGTAGTGGCAGACAAGGACTGCTGGAATTCCGCGGTTTTGAGATGCCACCGCACGCCAGAATGGCATTGGTACAAACGCTGTTACTGCGCTGTCTGGTCGCACGTTTCTGGCAAGACCCTTACCACAAACCTTTAGTACGTTGGGGCACTACCCTACACGATAAATTTATGATGCCTTACCACGTCTGGCAGGATATCAAAGAAGTCGTGGACGATCTTCAACGACACGGATTCCCGTTTAAACTGGAGTGGCTAGCACCATTCGAAGAATTCCGTTTCCCTCACTACGGACGACAGCAGATAGACGACGTTGAAATAGAGCTGCGCTGGGCGATTGAACCATGGCATGTTCTCGGTGAAGAGATTACTCAAACCGGCACTAGCCGCTTTGTTGATTCATCGGTGGAGCGTCTGCAAGTTCGTCTGACCGGAATGACGGAAAGCCGTTATGTACTCACTTGTAATGGTCGTCGTGTACCGTTGAAACCAACAGGCAGACAAGGAGAATACGTGGCGGCTGTACGCTATAGAGCATGGGCACCGCCTTCTGCGCTACACCCGACATTAGGAATCGATTCACCGCTGGTATTCGATTTGATCGACACCTGGAACGGAGTCTCGGTCGGCGGTTGCACCTACCATGTGAGCCACCCGGGTGGGAGAAGCTATGAAACGTTGCCGGTTAATGGCAACGAAGCAGAGGCTCGCAGGGTGAATCGGTTCTGGGATCACGGCTTTACCCAGGGACCACTGAACCCTCCACCTGAGTTCAATGCCCTGCGCAGCTTCTATGAGAACAAGACGCCGCCGCGCCCAATGGCACCGCCAAAAGAGGAGATATGTCACGAATATCCAAATACTCTTGATCTGCGAAAACAAAATCGCCGCATCGGATGA
- a CDS encoding alpha-E domain-containing protein — protein sequence MLSRVAERLFWSARYLERVENIVRLISVYDELLFDLPKDVRISWYNLIEISGTVTEFTKKYKDKNERNVVRFLLASEEHPGSMLSSLKMVRENIRTTRDVVPEEMWELINELDIYARKNLQKGVNRGERYDYLNTVLEGCRKIIGLLSNAMSRDAAWSFIMMGRYLERADMNTRILDSAVSLKIKALPEEEVLLEQIIWPKVLKSQSAYQNYLRTMRCGIDGVNTTTFLLTDEDFPRSQAFCLKQIKSAAMYLPRNEEIILHIEQLLDTTYNIEHNESICQAFSDYLNDIQLALISLQAQVGETWFNFNHGEAA from the coding sequence ATGTTATCGAGAGTTGCTGAACGACTGTTCTGGAGTGCCCGTTATCTGGAACGAGTTGAAAATATTGTCCGCCTGATCAGTGTTTACGATGAACTATTGTTTGATTTACCAAAGGATGTACGCATCTCATGGTACAACCTGATAGAAATAAGCGGTACTGTGACCGAGTTCACTAAAAAGTATAAAGATAAGAACGAAAGAAACGTCGTACGCTTTTTGCTTGCCAGTGAGGAGCATCCAGGTTCAATGCTATCTTCTCTTAAGATGGTGCGCGAAAATATCCGCACAACCCGAGATGTCGTCCCTGAAGAGATGTGGGAGCTGATCAATGAGCTTGATATCTATGCCCGCAAGAATCTGCAAAAGGGAGTCAATCGAGGTGAGCGCTATGACTATCTGAATACCGTGCTCGAAGGATGCAGAAAGATCATCGGATTACTGAGCAATGCGATGAGCCGAGATGCCGCCTGGAGTTTTATCATGATGGGACGTTATCTCGAGCGTGCGGATATGAATACTCGTATTCTGGACTCCGCCGTCAGTCTGAAGATAAAAGCATTGCCGGAAGAAGAAGTTCTGCTGGAACAGATTATCTGGCCAAAGGTACTCAAATCCCAAAGTGCGTATCAAAATTACCTTCGCACCATGCGCTGCGGTATCGATGGTGTCAATACCACGACCTTTTTACTTACCGACGAAGATTTTCCTCGTTCCCAAGCGTTTTGTCTGAAGCAAATCAAGAGTGCAGCAATGTATTTACCTCGAAACGAAGAGATCATCCTACATATAGAACAGTTGTTGGATACTACCTACAACATCGAGCACAACGAAAGTATTTGTCAGGCGTTCAGCGACTACCTGAACGATATACAATTGGCACTGATAAGCCTTCAGGCTCAGGTTGGTGAAACTTGGTTCAACTTTAACCACGGAGAAGCGGCATGA
- a CDS encoding circularly permuted type 2 ATP-grasp protein — protein MSQFVSDIDGVDENPPLIGPYQAAKEAYDEAYDEAQQTRSHWQPLFAHLDKLKDGNLQDLQRRAQKILRDDGATYDLKNDPLSPTVWSLDVLPNIIDQSEWQETEKGLAQRSELFDLILKDIYGDQRLIKDGVIPAEIIYSHPGFLRQCYGIDVPGSKNLIFHSIDLVRDSDGSHVVISDRTQAPAGAGYALENRTVISRVLPSVFRRSHVRRLSSFFQTMRHTLSQLAAHKTDTPRVVLLTPGSASSTYFEHTYLANYLGYPLVQAGDLTVRSGKVWLKSLSGLTPVDVILRRTDDNDCDQSELRPDSLFGIPGLLEAARSGNVVLANPLGSAVLESPVLMAFLPKICQYLLGEPLKLHSVDTYWCGIDGAMEFVTQNLESLIIKPSYRKAHSQTIYGHCLSAEEKIKTLEMIKANPKLYVAQTYIPGSTVPVCSGSMIKSRHSLLKAFTVADGDRYCVMPGALSRVTQSDNDYIVTSLSGAHSKDTWITANEPDLTHQSLLDESGFHVAQHGNVPSRVVENFFWFGRYAERAELSIRLMRVLFKQMNGIEELSFPARHTLLRAISLQTNCLPGFVEDNPDLLENPETELADLVVNGNRIGSIKSNLLAMLFCSDQVRDRLSADTRIVLNKLRDNLNELDRAYISGLPEAPEETLDNLMTMLLALSGLSNDSMLRGEDWIFQQIGQRTERAIQTAKLFQSTLSIKLESLPQQQILESVLLSMEALISFRRRYHTRTRVAFGLDLLMVDPSNPRSLVYQTEKLKEFLDMLPVNHAFIPGGLTSETRLILLTLNDIQLTDLEQLSKANPHNQTREEFSALMNKIIAQLEQFTSLVSDKYFDHTAGPQQLIKPKWKLDV, from the coding sequence ATGAGTCAATTCGTTTCAGACATCGACGGGGTGGACGAGAATCCGCCCCTCATAGGTCCTTATCAGGCAGCAAAAGAGGCCTACGATGAGGCGTATGATGAAGCCCAACAAACCAGATCACACTGGCAGCCTCTTTTTGCCCATTTAGATAAACTGAAAGATGGAAATCTACAAGATTTGCAAAGACGTGCTCAGAAGATTTTGCGAGATGACGGCGCGACTTATGATCTTAAAAACGATCCTCTTTCACCTACGGTCTGGTCTCTGGACGTACTGCCTAACATTATCGACCAGAGTGAATGGCAAGAGACAGAGAAAGGCTTAGCGCAGCGCTCGGAGTTGTTTGATCTTATCCTGAAAGATATCTATGGCGATCAACGACTCATCAAAGATGGTGTGATACCAGCAGAGATCATCTATTCCCACCCCGGTTTTTTACGCCAGTGCTACGGAATTGATGTTCCGGGATCGAAAAATCTTATCTTTCATTCCATCGATTTGGTGCGCGACTCGGACGGCTCCCACGTCGTGATCAGCGATAGAACTCAAGCGCCTGCAGGCGCAGGTTACGCGCTGGAAAACCGAACCGTCATTTCCAGAGTTTTACCATCAGTGTTCCGTCGTAGCCATGTCAGACGTCTTTCCAGCTTTTTCCAGACGATGAGGCATACTCTCAGTCAACTTGCGGCGCACAAGACCGATACACCCAGGGTCGTTCTTTTAACGCCTGGTTCAGCAAGTAGTACCTATTTTGAACATACCTACCTGGCCAACTATTTAGGTTATCCTTTGGTACAAGCAGGGGATTTGACGGTAAGAAGTGGCAAAGTATGGCTCAAGTCCCTATCTGGCTTGACGCCCGTTGATGTGATCCTGCGCCGTACTGATGACAACGACTGTGACCAGTCAGAATTAAGACCAGATTCTCTTTTTGGCATTCCAGGTCTGCTCGAGGCAGCCCGAAGTGGCAATGTCGTGCTGGCAAACCCACTGGGTAGCGCCGTTCTCGAGTCTCCGGTTCTAATGGCGTTTCTGCCTAAGATATGCCAATACTTGCTGGGCGAACCTTTGAAGCTGCATAGCGTTGATACTTACTGGTGTGGTATCGATGGTGCGATGGAGTTTGTAACCCAAAATCTGGAAAGCCTGATTATCAAGCCCTCTTATCGAAAAGCTCATAGCCAAACCATTTACGGTCACTGCTTATCGGCTGAAGAGAAGATAAAAACGCTGGAAATGATCAAAGCAAACCCGAAACTGTATGTGGCGCAAACTTATATCCCTGGCTCTACAGTGCCAGTCTGCTCAGGTTCGATGATAAAGAGCCGACATAGCCTGTTGAAAGCTTTTACCGTCGCTGATGGTGACCGATATTGCGTGATGCCAGGCGCGTTAAGCCGAGTCACTCAGTCCGATAATGACTATATTGTCACCAGTTTATCTGGTGCTCACAGTAAAGATACCTGGATAACCGCTAACGAGCCTGACCTGACGCATCAATCATTACTGGATGAATCTGGTTTTCATGTCGCTCAGCACGGCAATGTACCGAGCCGAGTGGTCGAAAACTTCTTCTGGTTCGGACGTTATGCTGAACGCGCAGAGCTCAGCATCCGTCTGATGCGGGTGTTATTTAAGCAAATGAATGGTATCGAAGAGCTATCATTCCCCGCAAGACATACTCTTTTAAGGGCTATCTCTTTGCAGACCAACTGTCTGCCAGGATTCGTCGAAGATAATCCCGATCTGCTAGAAAATCCAGAAACGGAACTGGCGGATTTGGTGGTAAATGGCAACCGAATAGGCAGTATAAAATCTAACTTATTGGCGATGCTCTTTTGTAGCGATCAGGTACGCGATCGCCTCTCTGCCGACACCCGAATTGTACTTAACAAACTACGTGACAACCTCAACGAATTGGACCGAGCATACATCAGCGGCCTTCCAGAGGCTCCAGAAGAAACGCTGGATAACTTGATGACCATGCTATTGGCACTTTCGGGATTGAGCAACGACAGCATGCTGAGGGGAGAAGACTGGATATTTCAGCAAATTGGTCAGCGTACCGAAAGGGCAATTCAGACCGCAAAACTGTTCCAGTCTACGTTAAGCATCAAACTTGAGAGTTTACCTCAGCAACAAATACTGGAGTCAGTACTACTTAGTATGGAAGCTCTCATTTCTTTCAGAAGACGCTATCATACCAGAACCCGGGTGGCGTTTGGTCTGGATCTGTTGATGGTGGATCCTTCGAATCCACGTTCACTGGTCTATCAAACTGAAAAGTTAAAAGAGTTTCTGGATATGCTTCCGGTGAATCATGCCTTTATCCCCGGAGGACTCACCAGCGAAACAAGGCTGATCCTGCTGACGCTGAACGATATACAACTCACTGACCTAGAACAACTGTCGAAGGCTAACCCACATAATCAGACCCGAGAGGAATTTAGTGCTCTGATGAATAAGATTATCGCCCAATTGGAGCAATTTACTTCACTGGTCAGCGATAAATACTTTGATCATACAGCAGGGCCTCAACAGCTGATTAAACCCAAATGGAAATTGGATGTATGA
- a CDS encoding transglutaminase family protein, with product MRYKVQHKTTYSYSSPVTLCYNMAHLLPRDTVNQRCFNRKIQVTPKPLYQNEGHDYFGNETFYFSIQEPHKQLTIDVTSFLEVQPHDWAEIIENHPLTCGELRDIMARAESPEIRLAQEFCLDSLQIKRSENLSQYAQELFSDDQPVLKAAMAFTHKIFTEFTFDPTATDVTTPTEQVLKEKRGVCQDYAQLAIGCLRSVGLAARYMSGYIETLPPPGKEKLVGADASHAWFAIFVPDLGWVEFDPTNDLIANEQHIVTGWGRDYADVAPLQGVIFDGGETHNLSVSVDVARV from the coding sequence ATGAGATACAAAGTCCAGCATAAAACGACCTACTCTTACAGTTCACCAGTGACTCTCTGTTACAACATGGCGCACTTGCTCCCGAGGGATACGGTCAATCAGCGCTGTTTTAACCGAAAGATTCAGGTTACCCCAAAGCCGTTGTACCAAAACGAAGGACACGATTATTTTGGCAATGAAACGTTTTACTTCTCCATTCAGGAGCCACATAAACAACTCACCATTGATGTCACCAGCTTTTTGGAAGTGCAACCGCATGATTGGGCAGAGATCATAGAAAACCATCCACTCACTTGTGGTGAACTCCGAGATATTATGGCTCGCGCTGAAAGTCCGGAAATTAGGTTGGCGCAAGAGTTCTGCTTAGACTCACTACAGATAAAGCGCTCAGAAAATCTCAGTCAATATGCACAAGAACTGTTCAGTGATGATCAGCCTGTATTAAAAGCAGCAATGGCCTTTACCCATAAAATATTTACTGAATTTACTTTTGATCCAACAGCAACTGACGTAACCACACCGACTGAACAGGTTCTCAAAGAGAAACGTGGCGTCTGTCAGGACTATGCCCAACTAGCGATAGGCTGTCTGCGCTCTGTTGGTTTAGCTGCACGTTATATGAGTGGTTACATAGAAACCCTACCGCCTCCGGGCAAGGAAAAATTAGTAGGTGCCGACGCCTCTCATGCTTGGTTTGCCATTTTTGTACCGGATCTTGGCTGGGTAGAATTTGATCCGACCAACGATTTGATCGCGAATGAGCAGCATATCGTGACTGGTTGGGGACGCGATTACGCCGATGTAGCACCCTTGCAAGGGGTCATATTTGACGGTGGTGAAACTCACAACCTCAGTGTGTCAGTGGATGTAGCCAGGGTCTGA
- a CDS encoding sensor domain-containing diguanylate cyclase, whose translation MWDKLNLRKLILILCVFSVVVTLLNAFYSIYRVQHNLIISNTMESNRVYAEKMAEMTDAFIDSAMSQLEYSANMLRTKMDDPDVLVREVDRLKRQTDYFNSVLVVNSEGVIVSVSPETVQIKGMRLTSERLLQSLHAQAPKITEPFVSPAGNYLTSLSYPIFSENGEYLGYVSGTIYLEQKNILNTLLGQHSYKDGSYLYVVDQNRTVIYHPDKRRIGQKIVDNDAINAVIEGNKGKLDIVNSLGVEVLAGYAPVIRSGWGIVAQKPKDITLSVLDHQMWNVFLKTLPIGALTLLLIWVSSVFISKPLWQLASAVKNFENHSSSENDLTQIKPWYFEASYLKRSFLSAMNMVSNTIDQLQLDTLTDAMTGLLNRRGLDKAVENLREQNTPFSVLALDIDYFKKVNDSFGHDAGDALLKSVATLIQEQARKGDVVCRSGGEEFIVFLTKTELEQAFLVAERVRQSIESQEFSTVGHVTISAGVSHWNGANEPINAALKNADDALYQAKHNGRNQTVLRY comes from the coding sequence ATGTGGGACAAATTGAATTTAAGAAAGCTAATCCTGATCCTATGTGTGTTCAGTGTCGTTGTCACATTACTTAATGCTTTTTACTCAATCTATCGCGTACAACATAATCTGATTATCAGCAACACAATGGAGTCAAACCGTGTTTACGCCGAGAAAATGGCGGAAATGACGGATGCTTTTATTGATTCTGCGATGTCTCAGCTTGAATACAGTGCAAATATGCTCCGTACGAAAATGGATGATCCTGATGTCTTGGTGCGAGAAGTCGATCGTTTAAAGCGCCAAACCGATTACTTTAACTCAGTTCTCGTCGTCAACTCTGAAGGCGTGATAGTCTCTGTTTCTCCAGAAACGGTGCAAATCAAAGGCATGCGTTTAACAAGTGAGCGCTTGCTGCAATCTCTGCACGCTCAAGCGCCAAAAATTACCGAGCCGTTTGTTTCTCCGGCCGGGAACTATTTAACCAGTCTTTCCTATCCGATTTTTTCTGAAAATGGCGAGTATCTGGGGTATGTTTCAGGCACCATTTATCTCGAACAAAAGAATATACTGAATACTTTACTGGGACAACATAGCTATAAAGATGGGTCTTATCTATATGTTGTCGACCAAAATCGCACGGTGATTTACCATCCAGATAAACGCAGAATAGGGCAGAAAATCGTCGATAATGATGCGATCAATGCCGTTATTGAAGGCAATAAAGGGAAACTGGACATTGTAAACTCTCTGGGCGTTGAGGTTCTCGCCGGATATGCACCAGTAATACGGTCTGGATGGGGGATTGTTGCCCAGAAGCCTAAAGATATTACGTTGTCAGTGCTCGATCACCAAATGTGGAATGTGTTTCTCAAGACACTTCCGATTGGCGCATTGACACTCTTACTGATCTGGGTTTCTTCGGTTTTTATATCCAAACCGTTGTGGCAGTTAGCGAGCGCAGTAAAGAACTTCGAGAACCATTCTTCGAGTGAGAATGACCTTACACAGATTAAACCTTGGTATTTTGAAGCCAGTTATCTGAAACGTAGTTTTTTGAGTGCGATGAACATGGTTTCTAACACCATTGATCAACTTCAACTCGACACCTTGACTGATGCGATGACGGGGTTATTAAATCGCCGAGGGTTAGATAAGGCAGTCGAAAACCTCCGTGAGCAAAATACCCCATTTTCTGTACTTGCACTGGACATTGACTACTTTAAAAAAGTAAATGATAGCTTCGGCCATGATGCGGGAGATGCGTTATTAAAGAGCGTCGCGACTTTGATTCAGGAGCAAGCGAGAAAGGGGGATGTCGTGTGTCGGTCTGGTGGCGAAGAGTTTATTGTATTTTTGACGAAAACCGAACTGGAGCAGGCATTTTTGGTCGCAGAGCGGGTAAGACAGTCGATTGAATCACAAGAGTTTTCGACCGTTGGGCACGTAACGATTTCAGCCGGGGTATCTCATTGGAATGGTGCCAATGAGCCGATAAACGCGGCTCTTAAAAATGCTGACGATGCGTTATATCAAGCGAAGCATAATGGTAGGAATCAAACGGTACTGCGATACTGA